In Pongo abelii isolate AG06213 chromosome X, NHGRI_mPonAbe1-v2.0_pri, whole genome shotgun sequence, one DNA window encodes the following:
- the ZC4H2 gene encoding zinc finger C4H2 domain-containing protein isoform X2, with product MEKIKARLKAEFEALESEERHLKEYKQEMDLLLQEKMAHVEELRLIHADINVMENTIKQSENDLNKLLESTRRLHDEYKPLKEHVDALRMTLGLQRLPDLCEEEEKLSLDYFEKQKAEWQTEPQEPPIPESLAAAAAAAQQLQVARKQDTRQTATFRQQPPPMKACLSCHQQIHRNAPICPLCKAKSRSRNPKKPKRKQDE from the exons ATGGAGAAGATCAAGGCTCGTTTGAAGGCTGAGTTTGAGGCACTTGAGTCAGAGGAAAGGCACCTGAAGGAATACAAGCAGGAGATGGACCTTCTGCTACAGGAGAAGATGGCCCATGTGGAGGAACTCCGACTGATCCACGCTGACATCAATGTG ATGGAAAACACTATCAAACAATCTGAGAATGACCTAAACAAGCTGCTAGAGTCTACAAGGAGGCTGCATGATGAGTATAAGCCACTGAAAGAACATGTGGATGCCCTGCGCATGactctgggcctgcagaggctccCTGACTTGTGTGAAGAAGAGGAGAAGCTTTCCTTGGA TTACTTTGAGAAGCAGAAAGCAGAATGGCAGACGGAACCTCAGGAGCCCCCCATCCCTGAGTCCCTGGCCGCTGCAGCCGCTGCCGCCCAACAGCTCCAAGTGGCTAGGAAGCAGGACACTCGGCAGACGGCCACCTTCAGGCAGCAGCCCCCACCTATGAAG GCCTGCTTGTCATGTCACCAGCAAATTCACCGGAATGCACCTATATGCCCTCTATGCAAGGCCAAGAGTCGGTCCCGGAACCCCAAAAAGCCGAAACGGAAGCAGGATGAATAA
- the ZC4H2 gene encoding zinc finger C4H2 domain-containing protein isoform X3: protein MADEQEIMCKLESIKEIRNKTLQMEKIKARLKAEFEALESEERHLKEYKQEMDLLLQEKMAHVEELRLIHADINVMENTIKQSENDLNKLLESTRRLHDEYKPLKEHVDALRMTLGLQRLPDLCEEEEKLSLEPACHVTSKFTGMHLYALYARPRVGPGTPKSRNGSRMNKEREST from the exons GAACAAGACCCTGCAGATGGAGAAGATCAAGGCTCGTTTGAAGGCTGAGTTTGAGGCACTTGAGTCAGAGGAAAGGCACCTGAAGGAATACAAGCAGGAGATGGACCTTCTGCTACAGGAGAAGATGGCCCATGTGGAGGAACTCCGACTGATCCACGCTGACATCAATGTG ATGGAAAACACTATCAAACAATCTGAGAATGACCTAAACAAGCTGCTAGAGTCTACAAGGAGGCTGCATGATGAGTATAAGCCACTGAAAGAACATGTGGATGCCCTGCGCATGactctgggcctgcagaggctccCTGACTTGTGTGAAGAAGAGGAGAAGCTTTCCTTGGA GCCTGCTTGTCATGTCACCAGCAAATTCACCGGAATGCACCTATATGCCCTCTATGCAAGGCCAAGAGTCGGTCCCGGAACCCCAAAAAGCCGAAACGGAAGCAGGATGAATAAAGAAAGGGAGAGCACATGA
- the ZC4H2 gene encoding zinc finger C4H2 domain-containing protein isoform X1, which yields MADEQEIMCKLESIKEIRNKTLQMEKIKARLKAEFEALESEERHLKEYKQEMDLLLQEKMAHVEELRLIHADINVMENTIKQSENDLNKLLESTRRLHDEYKPLKEHVDALRMTLGLQRLPDLCEEEEKLSLDYFEKQKAEWQTEPQEPPIPESLAAAAAAAQQLQVARKQDTRQTATFRQQPPPMKACLSCHQQIHRNAPICPLCKAKSRSRNPKKPKRKQDE from the exons GAACAAGACCCTGCAGATGGAGAAGATCAAGGCTCGTTTGAAGGCTGAGTTTGAGGCACTTGAGTCAGAGGAAAGGCACCTGAAGGAATACAAGCAGGAGATGGACCTTCTGCTACAGGAGAAGATGGCCCATGTGGAGGAACTCCGACTGATCCACGCTGACATCAATGTG ATGGAAAACACTATCAAACAATCTGAGAATGACCTAAACAAGCTGCTAGAGTCTACAAGGAGGCTGCATGATGAGTATAAGCCACTGAAAGAACATGTGGATGCCCTGCGCATGactctgggcctgcagaggctccCTGACTTGTGTGAAGAAGAGGAGAAGCTTTCCTTGGA TTACTTTGAGAAGCAGAAAGCAGAATGGCAGACGGAACCTCAGGAGCCCCCCATCCCTGAGTCCCTGGCCGCTGCAGCCGCTGCCGCCCAACAGCTCCAAGTGGCTAGGAAGCAGGACACTCGGCAGACGGCCACCTTCAGGCAGCAGCCCCCACCTATGAAG GCCTGCTTGTCATGTCACCAGCAAATTCACCGGAATGCACCTATATGCCCTCTATGCAAGGCCAAGAGTCGGTCCCGGAACCCCAAAAAGCCGAAACGGAAGCAGGATGAATAA